The following are encoded together in the Triticum dicoccoides isolate Atlit2015 ecotype Zavitan chromosome 6B, WEW_v2.0, whole genome shotgun sequence genome:
- the LOC119322431 gene encoding outer envelope protein 61-like, which yields MMNPEMMRLAEEQVRRMSPDDLARMQRQLASNPDLVKLASESMINMTPHDFKIASQQLNQTSPEEMLSMAEKIATAKPEEFAAIKAQADAHISHAISGAKALKQQGNELHGRGRYAEAAAKYDLAKDSLKNVPLAAAHTLRVQCSLNLMSCYLKSGRFEDCVNEGSEVLLCSDDSSNVIVKACYRRGQAYRGLGNLQAAVADLSKAHEISPEDETIAEVLRETQGKLAAEGNMPKGFVIEEVVEELPKGVVIQEIVEELPTFQPPSLQNVAENHDEIVVNNQSPSSSIADMQEAVRKSMEDPAMRQMFVSMMENMSPDVMADLSQKFGMKVSKEDAAKAQQAMSSLSPEGLERMMRWMGRAQRGVEVATKTKNWLLARKGLIIAIVMLILALILLRLGFSVKSMLWVCSQLTTWLFARTNKYK from the coding sequence ATGATGAACCCGGAGATGATGCGGCTGGCGGAGGAGCAGGTGCGGCGCATGTCCCCGGACGACCTGGCCAGGATGCAGCGGCAGCTCGCGTCCAACCCCGACCTTGTGAAGCTAGCATCCGAGAGCATGATAAACATGACGCCTCACGACTTCAAAATAGCATCCCAGCAGCTGAACCAAACCAGCCCAGAGGAGATGCTTTCCATGGCCGAAAAGATCGCCACCGCTAAGCCCGAGGAGTTCGCCGCCATAAAGGCCCAAGCTGACGCTCACATCTCACACGCCATATCCGGTGCCAAGGCCCTGAAGCAGCAGGGGAACGAGCTTCACGGCCGTGGGCGGTACGCCGAGGCTGCTGCCAAGTACGACCTCGCCAAGGATAGCTTGAAGAACGTGCCGTTGGCAGCCGCACACACGTTAAGAGTGCAGTGCAGCCTTAATCTCATGTCCTGTTACCTGAAATCGGGCAGGTTCGAGGATTGCGTGAACGAAGGTTCGGAGGTTCTTCTATGTAGTGATGATTCGAGCAATGTCATTGTCAAGGCATGCTACCGGAGGGGTCAGGCGTACAGAGGACTGGGGAACCTTCAGGCTGCCGTCGCTGACTTGAGTAAAGCCCATGAAATCTCTCCCGAGGATGAAACCATTGCTGAGGTACTGAGAGAAACACAGGGAAAACTTGCAGCCGAAGGAAATATGCCAAAAGGATTTGTTATTGAAGAGGTTGTAGAAGAACTTCCAAAAGGAGTTGTTATTCAAGAGATTGTAGAAGAACTTCCAACCTTCCAGCCTCCGTCTTTGCAAAATGTTGCGGAGAACCATGATGAAATTGTAGTAAACAACCAGTCGCCATCCAGTTCTATAGCTGATATGCAAGAAGCCGTGAGAAAATCCATGGAAGACCCGGCTATGCGGCAGATGTTTGTGTCCATGATGGAGAACATGAGTCCTGATGTGATGGCAGACCTGAGTCAGAAGTTCGGCATGAAGGTCTCCAAGGAGGATGCGGCCAAAGCGCAACAAGCTATGTCTTCATTATCTCCAGAAGGTCTAGAAAGAATGATGCGATGGATGGGCAGAGCACAGCGAGGAGTAGAAGTAGCAACCAAGACAAAGAACTGGCTCCTAGCCAGGAAGGGCTTGATCATTGCCATTGTCATGCTGATCTTGGCCTTGATCCTCCTGCGTCTTGGATTCAGTGTCAAATCCATGTTATGGGTGTGTAGTCAATTAACTACATGGCTTTTCGCCAGAACCAATAAATACAAGTGA
- the LOC119325577 gene encoding bisdemethoxycurcumin synthase-like — translation MGSCGTNSNGHGTAVVPRPHAQGPAAMLGIGTANPTGVLMPQDVFPDTLFRLTNSDHLTHLKQKLTRICGNAGIDKRHFHLTEEALAAHPELFDPELLSLDTRVDMTVDAVPKLAQCAAAKAIAEWGRPATEITHLVFTTYSACGAPSADLRLATLLGLRPTVSRTMLSLHGCYGGGRALGLAKELAENNRGARVLVACSETTLVCFGAPDGGNLVGHAIFGDGAGAVIVGAGPFLDGEQRPIFEMVHATQTTVPKTEHALGMQVSGGGIDFHLSIQVPTLIGHNVQGCLIHAFCGGDDDDNGGAHLPSPLSGNGKWNDLFWAVHPGGRLILDNIDKVLKLEPEKLAASRRVLREYGNMSGATIVFVLDELRRRRSLLPEWGAMLAFGPGVTIETMVLRCPR, via the exons ATGGGAAGCTGCGGAACCAACTCCAACGGGCACGGCACAGCCGTGGTGCCGCGGCCGCACGCCCAAGGCCCTGCGGCTATGCTCGGCATCGGCACGGCGAACCCCACCGGCGTGCTAATgccccaggacgtcttccccgacACCCTCTTCCGCCTCACCAATAGCGACCACCTCACTCACCTCAAACAGAAGCTAACGAGAATTT GCGGGAACGCGGGCATCGACAAGCGACACTTCCACCTGACggaggaggcgctggcggctcatcCGGAGCTGTTCGACCCAGAGCTGCTGTCGCTGGACACGCGGGTCGACATGACCGTCGACGCTGTCCCGAAGCTGGCGCAGTGCGCGGCGGCCAAGGCCATCGCCGAGTGGGGCCGCCCGGCGACCGAGATCACCCACCTCGTCTTCACCACCTACTCCGCCTGCGGCGCCCCGAGCGCCGACCTCCGCCTGGCCACGCTCCTCGGCCTCAGGCCCACGGTGAGCCGCACCATGCTCAGCCTCCACGGCTGCTATGGCGGCGGCAGGGCGCTCGGCCTCGCCAAGGAGCTCGCCGAGAACAACCGTGGAGCACGCGTCCTCGTGGCCTGCTCCGAGACCACGCTGGTCTGCTTCGGCGCGCCCGACGGCGGCAACCTCGTCGGCCACGCCATCTTCGGGGACGGCGCCGGCGCAGTCATTGTCGGGGCCGGTCCGTTCCTCGACGGCGAGCAGCGCCCCATCTTTGAGATGGTCCACGCCACGCAGACCACGGTGCCCAAGACCGAGCACGCGCTCGGCATGCAGGTGTCCGGCGGTGGCATCGACTTCCACCTCTCCATCCAGGTGCCCACGCTCATCGGACACAACGTCCAGGGCTGCCTCATCCATGCATTCTGTGGTGGAGACGACGACGACAACGGTGGTGCTCATCTTCCGTCTCCATTATCAGGGAACGGGAAGTGGAACGACCTCTTCTGGGCGGTGCACCCAGGTGGCCGTCTGATCCTGGACAACATAGACAAGGTGCTCAAGCTGGAGCCGGAGAAGCTGGCGGCCAGCCGGCGCGTGCTCCGCGAGTACGGCAACATGAGCGGCGCGACCATCGTCTTCGTGCTCGACGAGCTGCGCCGGCGCCGGAGCCTGCTGCCGGAGTGGGGCGCCATGCTGGCCTTCGGACCCGGAGTCACAATTGAGACCATGGTGCTCCGCTGTCCACGCTAG